The nucleotide window GCCAAATCGGAACCTGCACCCGGTTCGGTCATGGCAATGGCGGTAATGGTGTCGCCGTTGGCACAACCGGGAAGCCAGCGCTGTTTTTGTTCCTCCGTTCCATAAGCGGTAATATAGGGAACCACGATTTCATTGTGCAGCGAAATACCGCCGAGACCTGCCCCCACCCGATCCAGTTCTTCGATGATTACGACCGAATACCCCCAGTCGGCGTTGGCACCGCCGTACTTCTCATCAATTCCGGGGCACAGATATCCTTGATCGGCCATCTTTTTCCAGAAAGAACGGGGCACGATCCGCTCTTTCTCCCATTGATCGTAGAAAGGCACCGCTTCTTTCTCAAGAAACTTTCGCAGCGTATTGCGGAACATCCTGTGTTCCTCCTTGAGGTACAGGTGACTCATGGATATACCCCCTATCCCAGTTCTTTTCCCACAATGGAAATAAACGACACGCACTGCCACGGGAAGCCGCCCAGGTTGTGAGTCAATCCGATCTTGGGATTCGGAAGCTGCCGCTTGCCCGCTTTGCCCTGGAACTGCAGGTACATTTCGTAGAGCATCCGCAATCCGCTGGCCCCAATGGGATGGCCGAAGGATTTCAGCCCGCCGTCCGGATTGACCGGCAGTTCCCCTTCCAGGTCAAACACGCCGTTCAGCACATCCTGCCAAGCCTTGCCTCGCTCACTGAAACCCAGATCTTCGTAGATCACGAGTTCTGTCGGAGTGAAACAGTCATGCACCTCCGCCATATCGATCTGCTTGCGCGGGTCTGTAATGCCCGCCTGCCTGTAGGCTTCTTTGGCGGCCATCACATTTTCCCGGATCGACGTGAAATCAAAATCCTGCCGAAGCACGCCATCTCCGGGACCAGCCGCAATTGTCAGCGCCTTTACATACATCGGATCTTTCCGGTATTTAGGGGCGTCCTCCGTCCTCACGATGATCGCGGCGGCCGCACCATCCGCCACGCCCGAACAGTCCATGATGCCAAGGGGAGCCGCCACCATTGGCGACTTGGCAATCGCCTCGAGGGGTACTTCACTTCTGAACTGGGCCTTCGGATTCAGCGACCCGTTCCGGTGGTTCTTCCAGGCGATCCGTGTCAGCACTTCCTTCCCTTTTTCCGGGTCCAATCCGTATTTGGAAAAATAGGCCGGTGCCAGGAACGAAAAGGCAGCCGGTGCGGTAATCGGAGGTGTTGTCCCGTCATTGGGCGGCTCCGCCACCGCCAATCCGCTGTAGCCGGAATCCTTCAGCTTCTCAACCCCAATGGCAAGCGCCATGTCATAAGCCCCGGAAGCTACCGCGTAACAAGCGTTGCGGAACGCTTCCGACCCGGTGGCGCACATGTTCTCGACCCGTGTTACCGGAATGTACTGCGTCTTTAAAGGCCCGGACAAGGTTAACCCGGACAACCCCGACGCAAAGGTTCCCAGCCAACAGGCGTCAATGTCGCTCGGTTCCACCCCGGCATCGGCAAACGCTTCGTAAGCCGCTTCCACCAGCAGGTCATCCGCGCTCTTGTCCCAGTGCTCGGCAAACCGGGTACACCCCATTCCAATAACCGCGACTTTATCTGTGATTCCTTTGCTCATGCTCTGCAACCCTCCTATACGGCTTCGCCTTCCAGAAATAGTTATGAATTCCTCCTGCCTGATACAATCTGCGGAAGGTCATTTCAAGCTCCATTCCGATTCGCACCTCAGCCGGGTCGCAATCGGTCACTTCACACATGATCCGTCCTCCGCCTTCGAAATCCACCACCGCGACAACTGTGGGAGGTGCGGGACTTGCAGCCAGGTAATCAATCGTGTAAGTCGCAATTCTTGCAGTCTTTCCATAGAAACGGTAGTCTTCCATCCTGTCTTTTGCTTGGCATTGCACGCACACACGCTGTTTCGGAAACTGCGGTGTGCCGCACTCCAGGCATTTGGAACCGTACAGGGCCAGGTTTTGGTGGTAATTCCGCTGCATGGCGGTCACGGAGGGTCTGGGTGTTTCCGGCCTTCGAGGGGGTTCTGCAGGAAGAACGCCTCTCCACTTCAGATAATCGGCATATCGGATGAGGTTGCTTTTTGACGCCAGATGTCCGGAGATACCTAACCGCCTGGGCAAACGTTCGATGGCAGCGGTGACTTCAAATACAATGGCATCGCTGCCCTCCCCAAAGCTGACAAAGAGAATCTTGTCGCCCGGCCTGGCTTGTTCAAGTGCAGCCACCAGCATCATGGGAGCATGTGCCGTCCCTGTCATGCCCACACTGTCCGTCAACGGGTCCTGGAACTGCTCCTTCTGGAATCCAAGCATCCCTGCAATGGCCATTTGCGCCTTGGGAGCCGGCCCCGCCATCACAATCCTGGAAAAATCGCCCGGCTGCATACCGGCGGTTTCCAGGACACCCCGTACGCTGGCACCCACCGTCTCCCCGTACACAGTCTGAACAAACCGCTCTTCCCAGGAGTGGACAAACTTGTCTCCCTTGTTTCTCCAACCGCCGATTTGCTCCCGGCTATGACTGTGAACGGCAACAGCCTTTGCAATAACGTCGTCGCCGGAGCCAAACAGAAACGCGGCTGCGCCATCCCCGAACAACTGCTCATTCTGCCCCTGGGGCGCTCCCAGTCGGCAGTCGGCGGTTACGGCCAGCGCTCCCTTCGCCCCCGCCCGCACCATATCAAGAGCAGATAACATGGCGGCTGAGGAAGCCCGAAGCGACCCGGTTACATCCGCGACCCGTACATTGCTTTTCAGATCAAGAGCTGCCGCAACTGTGCCTGCCGCCTGCTTCTCTTCGTAAGCAGCCGTTGTTGTCGCAAAGAATACCCCATCGACTTCCCTTCCGGCGAACTCCTGCAGACAATCCAATGCCGCATTGACCGACATGGACACGCTGTCCTCGTCAAAATTGGCCACTGCCCTCTCGCCGACCATGGCACGTTCGCCAAACGCCTCTGCCATCTTTTTCCGCTCCAGCCGGTAGTAAGGTATGTACGCCCCGTAAGAAACAATCCCTGCCACAGGCACCCCTCCCCAGAATCTTTTCGTCCTGTTTTTGAACCGAACGGTCGTTAGGTTTTTATATGAATTCATTCTACAACATGTATAGAAAAAATTGAATTGAAAAATGAATGATCATTCAATGCCATGTCCGAAAAATTTTTGACCTGAGTTGACTGGAAAGGCGTATAATTATGATTGAATATTTTTTCTATTGTTTCGATTACGAATTTTTGGGGAGGAATCTGCCATGATGAATTTTCCTTTGACACTCCGCTCTTTTCTGGAAAGGGCGGAAAAAGTATTTCCGAAGAAAGAGATCGTATCCCGTACAAGTGCAGGCATATTCCGCTACAATTATGCGGAATACGGCAATCGTACCCGCCGGCTGGCCAGTGTACTGGAATCACTCGGGGTTGAACGGGGAGAACGGGTGGGGACTTTCGCATGGAATCATCACCGTCACCTGGAGGTATATTTCGCAGTTCCTTGCATGGGCGCGGTTTTGCATACTATCAATATCCGTTTGTCCGGCGAACATATAGCCTATATCGTCAATCATGCGGAGGACAAGGTTTTGTTTGTGGATGAAGATTTGCTTCCCGCCATCGAAAAGGTCAAGGACCAATTGAAGACTGTAAAGGCGTTCGTAGTCATGACTGACAAGCCGGAACTTCCTCCTACCACACTTTCGCCTGTTTATTCTTATGAACAGCTTTTGGCTCAGGGGAATCCGAACTTTCAATTCCCGCAAGATCTGGACGAGAATGCTCCCGCAGGAATGTGCTACACATCCGCCACTACCGGGAACCCCAAGGGAGTTGTTTACACGCACCGAAGCACCTATCTCCATACCATGTGCCTGGGCCTTGCTGACACATTGGGGCTGTCGGAGGCCGATTGTCTGATGCCTGTCGTTCCCATGTTCCATGTGAACGCCTGGGGAATGCCCTTCGCAGCCGTCTGTTTTGGATCCAAACAAGTCCTGCCCGGACCCATGCCGACTCCCAATGTCCTGCTGGAATTGATTCAACAAGAGCGAGTAACCCTTACGGCAGGCGTTCCCACCGTCTGGCTTGGTGTCATGAAAGCCATCGAAGAAGGAAACTACGATCTGTCCAGCATCCGGGCAATTGTTTGCGGAGGATCGGCAGCCCCCCGCAGCCTGATTCACACTTATGAGAAAAAATATGGCATCCCCTTCCTGCACGCATACGGCATGACAGAAGCCAGCCCGGTGGTGACCGTATCCCGCTTGAAGAGCTACCAAAAAGGACTGTCAGACGACGAAATGCTCGACATTCGTTCCAAGCAGGGTCTGCTGGTACCGGGGCTTGAAATGAGGGTAGTGGGGCAAACGGGGGAAGATGTGAACTGGAACGGACAGGAAATGGGCGAATTGCTGCTTCGCGGCCCCTGGATTGCCGATGAATATTACAGGGACGAACGATCGAGAGATACTTTCGTTGACGGATGGTACCACTCAGGTGACGTGGCGGTCGTCGATGAAGAAGGAACGATCAAGCTTGTGGACCGCACGAAGGATCTGGTGAAGAGCGGAGGTGAATGGATTTCTTCCGTGGATCTGGAAAATGCGTTGATGGCTCACCCGGCCGTATTTGAGGCCAGCGTTGTCGGCGTGCCCCACCCCAAGTGGGATGAGCGCCCGATCGCTTTCGTGGTCCTGAAAGAAGGATTCAAAGGCAAAGTTGCGAAAGAAGAATTCTTCACCTACCTGCAAGAACGATTTGCCAAGTGGTGGGTGCCGGACGATGTGATCTTCCTCGATGAGATTCCGAAGACATCCGTGGGCAAGTTCCTGAAACGGGCGCTTCGCTCCCAGTTCCAGGATCATTTTGCTTCCTGACGATAGATGGGCTGCCTCTCTAAGTAGTTTTTACTGCTTGAGGCAGTCCCTTATGTTCTGTGATATATAATCGAATTATGGGTAATAATGGGGGGTGGTTGATTTCGTTGGCAAGTGTCAAACGGTGGACAGTACGATTTTCGAGCATAGCAGAAACGAAAAAATAATTAGGACCCAAGGAGCTGATTCATTATGACATTGCGATTGACCCCCTATTTAATGATGGACGGAAATGCAAAGGAAGCTATCCAATTTTACGAAAAAGCATTGGATGCCAAAGTTCTCTTTCTCCAAACTTTCGGAGAGATGCCGGAAAACCCCGAATTTCCTTTACCAGCAGATGCAAAGGATCGTGTCGCACACGCAATGTTAAAAGTTGGCGAAACGGACCTTATGCTTTCTGATACGTTTCCAGGTCAACCCCATCAACAGGGAAATCAAGTTACCATTTGTATTTCAACTAACGACATGGAAAAATCAAAACAAATTTATGAAGCCTTGCAGCAAGACGGTCAAGTGAACATGCCGCTGCAAGAAACATTTTTTAGCCCTGCTTACGGTATTGTAACCGACAAGTTCGGTGTAACCTTCCAAATTTACACTGAGGGACATCAATAATGCAATAAAACGGCTCTGTTCGCATCGTTTGCGACGGAGCCGTTCTCCGTTTGTCTTAGGATTTCTACAAGTAAATAGGTATCTACCGAAAACAGCAAAAGGACATTCTTCACAAAATCAGGGTTTATACATATGTTCATTACTTTTTACCTATGCGGGTGATGTTAGCTCGAAGGGATTTCCCCTAAATTGTTCAACAAAATGCCCCGTTCAACAAAACAAGCTTCCTATATGGCAGCCTTCGTTTGTGTTTTCAACTGTCAA belongs to Effusibacillus lacus and includes:
- a CDS encoding acetyl-CoA acetyltransferase, with product MSKGITDKVAVIGMGCTRFAEHWDKSADDLLVEAAYEAFADAGVEPSDIDACWLGTFASGLSGLTLSGPLKTQYIPVTRVENMCATGSEAFRNACYAVASGAYDMALAIGVEKLKDSGYSGLAVAEPPNDGTTPPITAPAAFSFLAPAYFSKYGLDPEKGKEVLTRIAWKNHRNGSLNPKAQFRSEVPLEAIAKSPMVAAPLGIMDCSGVADGAAAAIIVRTEDAPKYRKDPMYVKALTIAAGPGDGVLRQDFDFTSIRENVMAAKEAYRQAGITDPRKQIDMAEVHDCFTPTELVIYEDLGFSERGKAWQDVLNGVFDLEGELPVNPDGGLKSFGHPIGASGLRMLYEMYLQFQGKAGKRQLPNPKIGLTHNLGGFPWQCVSFISIVGKELG
- a CDS encoding OB-fold domain-containing protein; amino-acid sequence: MAGIVSYGAYIPYYRLERKKMAEAFGERAMVGERAVANFDEDSVSMSVNAALDCLQEFAGREVDGVFFATTTAAYEEKQAAGTVAAALDLKSNVRVADVTGSLRASSAAMLSALDMVRAGAKGALAVTADCRLGAPQGQNEQLFGDGAAAFLFGSGDDVIAKAVAVHSHSREQIGGWRNKGDKFVHSWEERFVQTVYGETVGASVRGVLETAGMQPGDFSRIVMAGPAPKAQMAIAGMLGFQKEQFQDPLTDSVGMTGTAHAPMMLVAALEQARPGDKILFVSFGEGSDAIVFEVTAAIERLPRRLGISGHLASKSNLIRYADYLKWRGVLPAEPPRRPETPRPSVTAMQRNYHQNLALYGSKCLECGTPQFPKQRVCVQCQAKDRMEDYRFYGKTARIATYTIDYLAASPAPPTVVAVVDFEGGGRIMCEVTDCDPAEVRIGMELEMTFRRLYQAGGIHNYFWKAKPYRRVAEHEQRNHR
- a CDS encoding long-chain fatty acid--CoA ligase gives rise to the protein MMNFPLTLRSFLERAEKVFPKKEIVSRTSAGIFRYNYAEYGNRTRRLASVLESLGVERGERVGTFAWNHHRHLEVYFAVPCMGAVLHTINIRLSGEHIAYIVNHAEDKVLFVDEDLLPAIEKVKDQLKTVKAFVVMTDKPELPPTTLSPVYSYEQLLAQGNPNFQFPQDLDENAPAGMCYTSATTGNPKGVVYTHRSTYLHTMCLGLADTLGLSEADCLMPVVPMFHVNAWGMPFAAVCFGSKQVLPGPMPTPNVLLELIQQERVTLTAGVPTVWLGVMKAIEEGNYDLSSIRAIVCGGSAAPRSLIHTYEKKYGIPFLHAYGMTEASPVVTVSRLKSYQKGLSDDEMLDIRSKQGLLVPGLEMRVVGQTGEDVNWNGQEMGELLLRGPWIADEYYRDERSRDTFVDGWYHSGDVAVVDEEGTIKLVDRTKDLVKSGGEWISSVDLENALMAHPAVFEASVVGVPHPKWDERPIAFVVLKEGFKGKVAKEEFFTYLQERFAKWWVPDDVIFLDEIPKTSVGKFLKRALRSQFQDHFAS
- a CDS encoding VOC family protein: MTLRLTPYLMMDGNAKEAIQFYEKALDAKVLFLQTFGEMPENPEFPLPADAKDRVAHAMLKVGETDLMLSDTFPGQPHQQGNQVTICISTNDMEKSKQIYEALQQDGQVNMPLQETFFSPAYGIVTDKFGVTFQIYTEGHQ